In the Meiothermus sp. Pnk-1 genome, GACCGCGTAAGCACGGGCCAGCTCCACCAGGCTCCTTTCCCCTTTGACCGCCTCCAGGGCGGCCTGGAACTTGACCTGGGGTGCTACTGCCTTGGGCTTCTTCATCTGGACCTCCTGATCTCTGCAGGATACATCAAAAGTATCGTCTAGGTTAAGGGGGTCATATCCTTGCCCCCAGCCTTCTCAAGATCAGCCGGTATACTCGCACTATGGAACAGACCCTAGACCTCACCTGGGACCTAAGCGACCTCTACGCCTCGCCCACCGACCCTAAACTCATTCACGACCTCGAGGCCGCCAAAACCGAGGCCGGGGCCTTCCAAGCGCGCTATGCCGGGAAGATGGCTGGGCTCTCCCCCGCTGAACTCGAGGCGGCCCTGCGAAGATATGAAGCCATCCTCGAGCGGGCCTACCGGCCTTTGATCTTCGCCAACCTGGCCTTCGCCACCGACACCCAGAACGACCTCATCAAGAAGGTGCAAGACCAAGCCCGCCAGGCTCTTACCGAGGTGAACAACACCCTGCTTTTCGCCGAGATCGAGCTAAAGGCTATGCCCGAGGAGGAGTTTGCCAAATTCCTCCAAGCCCCTGAGCTGGCCGAACTTCGCCACTGGCTCGCCCGGCTGCGGGCCTATGCGCCTCACACCCTTTCGGAAAAGGAGGAGCGGGTCTTCAACCTCAAGAACCTCACCGGAAGGAGCGCTTGGAGCCAGTTCTACACCGAGTACACCAGCCGCTTCCGCTTCCGGGTGCAAGTGGACGGGGAGGAAAAAGAACTCAACGACCCCCAGACCCGCTCCCTGCTCCGCCACCCTGACCCCGCCGTGCGCCGCAATGCTCATGCCGCTTTGTACGGCAAGTACGCCGAGGAAGCCCCCACCCTGACCTATATCTTCAACACCGTGTTCCAAGACCGCCTGACCGACCTCGAGCTACGCGGCTACCCCCACCCGCTGGGCCAGACCGCCCTCGACGACGAGCTTACCCCCGAGGAGATCGAGCGGCTCTTGGCCGCCACCGAGGCCCATTACCCCTTGGTGGAGCGCTACCACCGCCTCAAAGCCCGGCGGCTGGGTCTCGAGCGCCTGCCCAGCGCGGACCGGCTGGCTCCTTGGGGCCAGGAGCCTAAGGTGAGCTACCTAGAAGCCAAAGAGATGACGCTCGAGGCCCTGGGCCGCTTCAGCCCAACGCTGAGGCAGATCGCCCAGGAGTTTTTCGACCAGCGCTGGATCGACGTGCTGCCCAAAAAGGGCAAGCGGGGCGGGGCGTTCTGCTCGGGTGGGCTGCCCAGCACCCATCCCTACCTGTTGCTGAACCACACCGACGACCTCGACTCGGCCCACACCCTGGCCCACGAGATGGGGCACGGCCTGCACTATATGCTGATGCGCCAGCAGCGCCTGCTGAACTTCGGCGCCACCACCCCCTTGGCCGAGACCGCCAGCGTCTTCGCCGAAATCCTGCTGGATGACTTGATCCTCGAGCGCCTGAACAGCGAAGAAGAGCGCGCAGCGCTATTGGCTAACCGCCTCGAGGACGCGGTCAACACCGCCTTCCGCCAGGTGATGTACACCCGTTGGGAGCTCGAGGCCCAGCAAGCCCGTAAGGATGGGATCCAACCCGCCGAACTCTACAACCGGCTCTGGCGCCAAGAGAACCAAAAGCTCTACGGGCAAAGCATGGAGTTTACCGAGCTGGACTGGGTAGCCTGGAGCGGTATCCCCCACTTCGTGCATTACCGGTTCTACTGCTATAGCTACGCCTATGGCTACTTGCTGGTGCTGGCGCTGTACAACCGCTACCGGGAAGAGGGGCAGGCCTTTGTACCTAAGTACCTCGAGATCCTGGCCGCGGGCGAGTCCGATACCCCACAGGGCATTTTGGCCAAGGCCGGGATCAACCCCGCCGACCCCGGATTTTGGGAGGGCTCTTTCCGGGTGATCGAGGGTTGGCTATCGGAACTCGAGGCGCTGGCCTAAACCCGTCCCTACTGTCGGAGCGCCAGGCCTGGCCCCGACACGACCTCGGGGGTGCCGGACATGCATCGCCAGGTGTAACGTTTGTTACATATGAGCCGGAGCAAGCAACCCCAAACCCGGCAAGCCCTGCTCGAGCAAGCTACCCAGTACGTGCTCGAGCATGGACTGCAAAACCTCTCCCTGCGCCCTTTGGCCCAGGCTTTGGGCACCAGCGCGCGAATGCTGATCTACCACTTCGGCTCGCGGGAACACCTGATCAGCCAGGTGCTGACCCTGGCGGTATCCCGCCAACAGGCCGCCATGCAAACCCTGGCCACAAAGCAGCGCTTTGCAAGTCTGGGGGAATTGCTGGGCGCCTTCTGGGAGCGCTTGAGCGCCCCCCAATCCCGGGCTTTTTTGCGCCTGTTGTTTGAGGTAGACGTGTTGGGATTCTCGGGGCATCCAGTGTACGCGGGTTTCTCCAGGGCCGCCCTCGAGGGCTGGGTAGGGTTGATCGAAAGCCTGCTCGGGCAAATCCTGGGGCAAGGTGACCACCGGAGCCTGGCCACCCATATCGTCGCGAGCTTCAATGGGCTGATCCTTGACCTGCTGGCGACCAAGGATGAAGCCCGGGTAAATCGAGCTTTCCAGGCTTTTGTGCAAACGCTCACGTCGCCCGGCAGGTGAGCGCTCAGTCCAGGACGAAGCGGTCTTCGGTGTCGTGCAACCGCACCCGCTTGATGATGCGTTGGTCGCTATCCGAGCCCTCGAGGGTCATCGCCACCACGCTCACCAGGTGGCGAATTGGGCTGCGTATAACCTTTTTGGTGAGGGTTTCCTCGACCTGGAAAATTCCGGCGGAGTTGTTCATGTACACCTGGATCTCCACCGGGGTGCGCTCCCCCTTGAGGATGTGCACCTCATCCACGGCCAAAGCGCTGATGGAATGGATGTCCACCGAGCCCAGCGCGAAAGCCTTGCGCCCACGCCCCTTGGTGATGTCGGTGCCGTCAGCTACTGCGGTGATGCCGCCCTCTACGGTGAGGGGCTCGGGAGAGAGGTCGTGGCAGTTGATGCTGTGCAAGATAAACGCGCGCAGCTTGACCCGCTGTTCGGGATCAGGGTAGATCTGCTCCAAGATGCGGTCCACGATGGGAGTGGCCAGCATCACGCTGAACCCCTCATGGGCTACCCGGTGCACCTGGTTGCCGATATCGTGGAGCATGGTCGAGAGGAGAACCACCAAGAAGGTGTCCTCAAGGTTCCCCGCCCCGCTCTCCACCACGTCGAGCTTGGCCCCCGACCCCGCGATGAGGGAGAGGATCGCCACGCTAGCCGCCCCGGTGAGCATGGCGTGGACCCGCCCGTGATCGTTATAGCCCAGCTTGCGCATGGTGATGTAGTTGGCCATGTCCCAGTGGGCTTTGGCCTCGGGATCGTTGTAGAGGATCTCGTAAGCCCGCAGGGCCCGGGGGTAGTTCCTGAGCGCTTCGCGAATGGATTGGTCGGCCTCGAGGTAGAGCTTAGACTTGGGGCTCGAGACCAAAACGACGCGTTCTTGCACGTTGAGGTTAGCTTCTGACACACCCCATGCTACGCCATCTCTACCCTGGATGGGCGTCCTGGCTCACGCATCAACCTTTACTCGCCCTTGAAATTCGCCGCCCGCTTCTCCAGAAAAGCCCGGGTCCCCTCTTTCATGTCCTGGGTCTGGCAGGCCAGGCCGAAGAGATCGGCTTCGATCTCGAGGGCCTCCGCCAGGTCGAGGTGCTCTCCCCGCGCCACCGCTTCCTTGGCCAAAGCCAAAGCCACCGGGCCGTTTTTTAGGATCTGCCGGGCCAACTCCTGGGCCGCCTGCAGGGCGTCTTCAGCCACCCGGTTGACCAGGCCCAGCTGCAAAGCTTCCTCGGCAGGGACGTGCCGACCAGTGAAGATCAGGTCGAGCGCCCGCCCTCGCCCGACGAGGCGCGGCAGGCGCTGGGTCCCGCCGAAGCCGGGGATGATCCCTAACCCCACTTCGGGCAGACCCAGCTTGGCTTTTTGGCTGGCTACCCGAAGGTCGCAAGCCAACGCCAGCTCGAGCCCCCCTCCCAGGGCAAAGCCGTTGACCGCCGCGATGGTGGGTACCGGCAACACCGCGATCTCGTTGAATACCGCCTGGCCCAGCAGGGCGAACTCGCGCGCGGCGAACACATCCGCGATCCCTGCAATCTGGTTGATGTCGGCCCCGGCCACAAAGGCCCGCCCCTCGCCGGTGAAGATGGCCACTCTGGCCTCGGGATCTTCGGCGATGACCTCGCTCACCTGGGCCAGCTCCAGCAGCACATCCTGATTCAGGGCGTTCAAGGCGTCGGGGCGGCGGATGGTGACGGTGGCGATCCCGCCCTCCACCGCGTAAGAGAGGTATCGGAACTCGGGGATCTCGAGCGTGAAAGCGTCTTCCTGGTTCATCGTCAACCTCCTTGGTTTGCCATCTGCACACAGGCCTCGAGGGCCACCCGGGTCATCCGGTCAACCCCCTCTTGGATCAACTCGGGGGCTACAAACTGGGTATCCCCCACCTTATTCACCACCGCCAGTACCGCCCCGGCTTTCATCTTCCGCATCTTGGCGATGAGAAAGAGGGCCGAGGACTCCATCTCCGCCGCCAGAGCGCCGAAGGGGGCCATGGCCTGGCCGTGGTGCTCCAGCGGGGAGTAGAAAGCGTCCTCGGTGACGATCATCCCGACGTGGTGGGGATAGCCAAGGCGGCGGGCGGCCCCTACCAGCTGCTCGAGCACCCCGTAGTCCGGAATGGGCGCGTAGGGCCTGCCGCCCAAGTACTGCCGTGTGGTCCCGTCGAAGGGGACTGCGGCTTGGGCCACCACCAACTCAGGGGCTTTGAGGTCGTCGCTAAAGACCCCGCAGGTGCCGACCCGTACTAACACCTTGGCCCCTAGCTGGGCTAGCTCCTCTACCACAATGGCCGTGGAGGGGCAGCCCATTCCGGTAGTCTGCACCGAGACCGCTAAGCCCTGGTAGGTGCCGGTGAAGCCCAGCAGGCTACGGTAGGTAGTGTAGGGTTTGGGGTCCTCGAGGAAATGCTCGGCGATCCACTGGGCCCGGCCTGGATCGCCCGGCAAGAGCACGTAAGGGGCCACCTCCCCTGGCTTTGCGCGCACGTGTAAAGGCGTCATACGCAAGACAGGATACAGGGTGCAAGGGGTAAGAAGCGAATGGCTCAGCCCAACCGCAGCTCGGGCAACCCCTGTACCAGGTGTTCGTCGTGGGTGGCGAGCAGCACCGCAGTGCCCAAGTCGCGGGCCAGCTCGAGCATCAAAGCCAGCACCCGCTCGGCATTCCGGCGGTCCAGGCTGCCGGTGGGTTCGTCGGCCAGCAGCAGCTTGGGTCGCAGGTAGAGCGCCCGCGCCACCGCCACCCGCTGCCGCTCCCCGCCGGAGAGCGCTTGAGGGCGCAATCGGGCACGGTCTGCCAAGCCGATCCGCTCCAGCAGCTCGAGCCCCCAGGCTGGGTCTACCCGGCCCGCCAGATAGCCGGGAACCAGCACGTTCTCGAGGGCGGTTAGCTCGGACATCAGGTAGTGGTGCTGAAATACTAGGCCCAAGTAACCCAGCCGCAACCGCGCCAGGGCCTCTTCACCCAAACCCCCCAGGTTGGTTGCTCCCCACCACACCTCGCCCTCCTGCAGGGCCAACAGCCCGGCCACCAGGTGAATCAGGGTGGTCTTGCCACTCCCCGATGGCCCCAGGATGACCCGTACCTCCCCCGGGGAAAGCTCGAGGTTGAAGTCCTTGAATAGTTCGACCTCAGGGTACCGATAGGCCAGGCGAACGGTCCGCAACACCACCCCCAAAGCATACCAACCCCCGTGATCCCCCTCGCCAGCCCAACTATGCCCCTTTTCGTATCTTGCGCTGATCCGGCGGAGGCGCTTAGAGTGGGGACGATGCTGCGCGACACCACCCTGCTGGCCCAGACTCCTCTTTTCCGGGGAGTCCCGCCTCAGGCGCTCGAGATCGCCCAGGAAGCCTTCATCGCCCGCTTCTATCCGGCGGGGGCCACGGTCTTCAAAGCGGGCGATCTGGGATCCGCGCTCTATGTGGTACAACAGGGCCGGGTGCGCATCTTCCGCACCTATCTCGACGACCGCGAGCGGGTCTTTGCCTTCTTGGGCCCCGGCGAGGTCTTCGGGGAGATGAGCCTCCTGGACGACGAGCCCCGCAGCGCGAGCGCAGAAGTGGTCACCGACTCGGTACTCTTGGTGCTCTACCGCGAGGCTTACCAAAGCCTGATCCGCCGCTATCCACAGGTGGCCCACAACATCGCCGGAATCCTGGCCAAAAGGTTGCGCGAGGCCGACCTCGAGCTGGAAGTCCTCTCCTTTGAGGAAGCCCGGGGCCGGGTAGCTTATGCCTTGCTCAAGCTTTACCGGCAGGGGTTTGGCGAGAACGGCCGGATGAAGCTCACCCACCTCGAGCTAGCCCAGCTTTCCGGCACCAGCCGTGAGACCGTGACCCGAGTACTCCACGCCCTCAAAAACGAAGGGTTGTTACGGGTCACCGGGGGGTACGTGGAGATCGTGGACACCACTACCCTAGAAGAAGTCTTGTACGGTCTTCGGTAAAATCTATTGACCTATGGGACAACATCACCGCCTGGCCAGCGCCGTGAACCGAGATGGCCCGTTGGTACGCTGCTCGATTCCCCAAAGGGGGAACCGATGAGCCGACCGACCGTATGGATCGCCCCCTCGGTGCTGGCCGCCGACTTCACCCGCTTGGGCGAGCAGGTTCGAGAAGCCCAGGAAGGTGGGGCCGATTTGATCCACGTGGACGTGATGGACGGGCGCTTCGTGCCCAACATCAGCATGGGGATCGTGGTGGTGGAGGCCATCCGGCGGGTCGCGCGGGTTCCTTTGGATGTCCACCTGATGATCGTGGAACCCGAGAAGTACCTGGCCGATTTCGTACAGGCCGGAGCCACCTACCTCACCTTTCACGCCGAGGCCACCCCTCATGCCCATCGGGCCGTGCAGCGCATCCGCGAGCTGGGGGCTAAACCGGGACTGGCGCTCAATCCGGCCACTCCTTTATCCTTTTTGGAACCCCTGCTTCCCGACCTCGATCTAGCCCTTTTGATGACGGTCAATCCCGGGTTTGGTGGACAGAAATTTATCCCAAGCTCCACGCAACGTTTGCGCGAGTTACGGACGCTGCGCGACCGGCTCAACCCGGCCTGCTTGATCGAGGTGGATGGGGGGATCACCCCCCAAACCGTGGCCCAAGTATCGGGAGCCGACATCCTGGTGGCGGGCTCGAGCGTGTTTAATGCCCGCTCGAGCATCCGGGAAAATATCAACACCCTGAGGAAGAACTATGCGCTTACGGGTTGACCTGATTCCCCGCGAAGAGCTGGCCTTTGCCGACGTGGTGCTGGTGGTGGACGTGATCCGGGCCACCACCACCGCCGCGGCGTTCCTGGAGGCCGGGGCCAGCGCCCTCTACCTGACCCCCTCGATCGAATCCGCCCGGGCCTTCAAGGACGAGGACGTGGTCCTCGGGGGGGAGGTGGGGGGGCTCAAACCCCAGGGCTTCGACCTGGGCAATAGCCCCCGGGAGGCGCTCGAGGCCCCCGTGGGGGCGCGCACGGTGGTGATGAGCACCACCAACGGCACCAAGGCCGCCCACCTGGCCGCCCGCTCGGCCAAGCACGTGCTGCTGGCCTCGCTGTACAACGCCCACGCCGCCGCCCGGCTGGCCCACGAACTCGCCACCGAGGAGGTGGCGGTGTTGTGTGCGGGCAAGGAGGGCCGGGTAGGCCTCGACGATACCTACACCGCCGGGGTGCTGGCGGAGTTTTTGCAGCTGATGGGCCAGTACGACCTCGACGACGGGGCGCTGGTGGCCCTCTCCACCCGCCGCACCTACCCCGACCCGCTCGAGCCCCTCTCCCTCTCGGCGGCGGCCCAGGCGCTCAGGCAGGTAGGCCTCGAGGACGACGTACCCTTCTGCGCCCAGGTGGCCAAATCCCCCGCCGTGCCCCTGCTAGAGGGCCGCAGCGGGGAGGCCTTGATCTTCCGGCGGGGAAGCTCGCAGCGCTCGAGCCAGGTAGGGATCCCGGTGGTGTCGTAGCGGGCTTCAGCGGGAGGCCAACAGCCGCAAGAAGTTGCGGCTGGCCTCGATGCCCTTCTCGTAGTTGATCAGGTCGAACTTCTCGTTGGGCGAGTGCAGGTTGTCGTCATTGAGGCCCATCCCCAGGAGCACTACCGGGATAGCTAGAGTCTCCTGGAAGCTCGCCACGATGGGGATGCTCCCGCCGGAACGGGTAAAGACCGGCTTGCGGCCCCAAGCGGCCTCGAGCGCCTGTGCGGCTTTGCGCATATAAGGCGAGTCCAAATCGGTCAGCACCGGCTTTCCGCTACCATGGGAGAGGATCTCCATCCGGTAGCCTGCGGGCTTGATTTGCTGGAGGTAAGCGGTAACGGCTTTTTGGATCGCTTCAGGATCCTGATCGGGGACCAAGCGCATGGAGAACTTGAACCCCGCCTTGGCAGGGATCACCGTTTTGGAACCCTCTCCCTGATACCCGCCCCAGATGCCGTTGACGTCCAGGGTGGGGCGAACCCAGGTGCGCTCCAACGCCCCCCAACCGGGCTCACCCGGCAGGGCCTCAGCGCCAATGGAGGAGGCGAACGCCGCTGCGTCAAAGTTCAGGCTGGCCAGGTTGGCGCGTTCCTCCTCGGTAAGCCCACGCACCGCATCGTAAAAACCGGGGACCAGAATCCGCCCGTCTTCGCCCTTGAGCTTGGCGATCATCCAAGCCGCCGCGTGGATGGGGTTGGGAGCAGCCCCGCCGTACACGCCGGAGTGCAGGTCGCGGTTGGCCCCTTCCAGCCGAACTTCCATGTACACCAACCCGCGCAGCCCGTACTCCAGGCTCGGCACCCCAGGGGCGTACATCGCCCCGTCGGAGATGAGCAGCACATCGGCCCCTAGGCGCAGGGCATTGGCGCGCACAAAGGGCTCGAGGTTGGCGCTGGAGATCTCCTCCTCCCCCTCAATCACGAACTTGACGTTGACCCTAAGGTCAGCCCCTAGATCCTCGACCGCGGCGATGTGGGCGTAGATCTGGCCCTTGTCGTCGGAGGCCCCCCGGGCGTAGAGCTTGCCCTCTCGAAGGGTGGGCTCGAAAGGCGGGGTGTGCCACAGCTCGAGCGGGTCCGGCGGCTGCACGTCGTAGTGGCCGTAGATGAGCACGGTGGGGGCCTGGGGGTCCACAATTCTCTCGGCGTAGACGATGGGGTGACCGGGAGTGGCGATCACTTCGGCCTGGAACCCCAGCGCGGAGAGCTTAGCCTCCAGCCAGCGAGCCGCCTGGGCGACGTCTTCCTTATGGTCGGGACTAGCCGAAACCGAAGGGATGCGCAAGAACTCGATGAGGGCGTCTAAATGCTTGTTCACGCTACGGATTATATGGGCGGAGCGGCTTTTTAAGCACTCTCCGAGCTGGGCTCGGATTTCTGCCGCTCGCTGAGCTCGCGCAGCAAGGCCAGCCGCAGCCGAGTCACCTCGCTCTCGAGCCGGGCTTGTTGCGCATCGAGCTCATCCCGCAGCTTGATGATCTCCTCCACCCCGGCCAGGTTCACCCCCAGCTCCTGGGTCAGCCGGCGGATCTCGCGCAGCTTTTCTACGTCCCGCTCGGAGTATAGGCGGGTCTTCCCCGAAGAGCGTTTGGGAGACACCAACCCTTTGCGCTCATACAACCGTAAAGTCTGTGGGTGCATATCTACCAGCTCCGCAGCCACCGAGATCACGTAGACCGGGCGGTCTTTGGCAGCGGACTGCTTCTTGGCTGGGGGTTCGAGCTCGCGCGGGGCGGGCAGGGCTGGGGGAGACTTGAGGGCCTCGAGCTTCTCTCCCAGTTCGGCCTTGAGGCGCAATACCTCTTCGCGGAAGCGGGTTTCGAGGGCGTATAACTCATCCCGCAGCTTGATGATCTCCTCCACCCCGGCCAGGTTCACCCCCAGCTCCTGGGTCAGCCGGCGGATCTCGCGCAGCTTTTCTACGTCCCGCTCGGAGTATAGGCGGGTCTTCCCCGAAGAGCGTTTAGGCCGGATCAACCCTTTTCGCTCATACAAGCGCAGGGTCTGCGGATGCATATCTACCAGCTCCGCAGCCACCGAGATGATGTACACCGGACGGTCCTTCTCCCCTGCCATATCAAGGTGAGTATACAAAATCTTATACAGCAATGATCAATCAAGCTGCACAAATATCAGGCGAATCCTCTGTGGCTCGTGGGGGGTTCATCCTTCCTTTCTCCGGTCCGCCCAGCGAAAGGGTAAATAGTGCGGCTCCCACATCCGGCTGGCCACAAAAGCCCCTACTTGGGCGGCGTTCATGTTCTGGACTCGAGGCTCGCGGCACAACCCCTCCTCCAGGGCTTTAGCCAGCACTCGGCTGGCCACTTCGCGGCTCACCTCGCGCAATTGCTTGACCGGCGGGTAGACCCGCCCCGGGGTCTCGCGGGCGGTATAGTCGGCCAGGGCATAGGCGGCTTCCAACACCATCCCATCCGAAACCTCGCTGACCTGCCCCAGCACCGCCGCGAAGCCCAACCCGGGGAAGATAAAGGCGTTGTTGCCCTGGCCCACCGGGTACTGGTTTCCGTTGTAGTCCACCGGAGGAAAGGGGCTACCCGCGGCCACGATAGCCTGACCCTCGGTCCAGTGAATAAGGTCGTCGGGAAGGGCCTCGGAAGCGGAGGTGGGGTTGGAGAGGGGGAAGATGATGGGCCTGGGGGTATTGTTCTGTACAGCCCGTACCACCGGTTCAGTGAAGCAGCCGCCTTGCCCTGAGAGGCCCAGCAACGCGGTGGCGCGAGCGTTTTGAATGGTCTCGAGCAGGGTTGGAATCTGCCCGGCGAAGCTCCAACCGGTCAGGGCCTCGAGCGGCTGAGCATACGGCTGCTTGTAGGCCTCCATGCCGCGCCCCTCCACCAAAAGCCCTCGCGAATCCAGCACGAAAAGCCGCCTTTTAGCCTCCTCCTCGGACAGGCCTTCGCGCTTGAGCCCTTCCAAGATGGCCCAGGCCACCCCGATGCCTCCCGCTCCGGCCCCGTGAATGACGATGCGCTGCTCCGAGAGCCGCTCGCCCTTCAAGCGGCAGGCGGAGAGCAACCCGGCCAGCGCCACCGCTCCGGTTCCTTGGATATCGTCGTTGAAGGAAGGGATCACCTTACGGTAGCGCTCGAGCACGGCGAAGGCGGTATCCTTGGCGAAATCCTCCCACTGGATGACCACCTTGGGATAACGCTCCTTGACCGCTTCGACAAACCTATCCATGAAGGCGTAGTAGGGCTCGCCGCTAAGGCGCTTGTGCCGCATCCCCAAGTAGAGGGGATCGGAGAGCAAATCGGCCCGGTCGGTGCCTACGTCAAGCTCCACCGGCAAGGTTTTATCGGGTCCCACCCCGCCCGCCGCGGTGTAGATCGAGAGTTTGCCGATGGGAATAGCCATCCCGCCAAAACCCTGATCACCGATGCCCAAAATCGCCGAAGAATCCGTCGCTACGATGAGCCGTACATCGTTTAGAGGCACGTTTGCCAGCGCCTCCCGGATCCCCTCGATGTTCGCGGTGCTGGCGGTGAAGCCCCGCGGGTAGCGATAGATATGGGAAAACTGCCGCACTGCCTCACCCACGGTGGGGGTGTAGAGGATGGGCAGCATCTCC is a window encoding:
- a CDS encoding NAD-dependent malic enzyme, with product MSVSRYYDVKRDEGGNRYLEVYVQGFLLTRFPLLNKGTAYTLEERRQLGLEGLLPPHVNTIKEQLDQTYRQYRLLGSEMEKHIYLRNLQDRNEVLFYALLEEHLEEMLPILYTPTVGEAVRQFSHIYRYPRGFTASTANIEGIREALANVPLNDVRLIVATDSSAILGIGDQGFGGMAIPIGKLSIYTAAGGVGPDKTLPVELDVGTDRADLLSDPLYLGMRHKRLSGEPYYAFMDRFVEAVKERYPKVVIQWEDFAKDTAFAVLERYRKVIPSFNDDIQGTGAVALAGLLSACRLKGERLSEQRIVIHGAGAGGIGVAWAILEGLKREGLSEEEAKRRLFVLDSRGLLVEGRGMEAYKQPYAQPLEALTGWSFAGQIPTLLETIQNARATALLGLSGQGGCFTEPVVRAVQNNTPRPIIFPLSNPTSASEALPDDLIHWTEGQAIVAAGSPFPPVDYNGNQYPVGQGNNAFIFPGLGFAAVLGQVSEVSDGMVLEAAYALADYTARETPGRVYPPVKQLREVSREVASRVLAKALEEGLCREPRVQNMNAAQVGAFVASRMWEPHYLPFRWADRRKEG